The DNA segment aattataaattattcttatcTTAAATATATGGTTACGAACTTTAAATTGGACAAAAACCATAATTTGAATATGACAAGATCTTGAAATTggagaagaaaaatcaaagatTTCATACAACATCGACACgtttcttaatttttagtatATGTTAAGTGGTTGAAGGTCCATGCATTCTCTATATTATAGGTCACGGGAACAAACAAACATGGTTCAACTAACTTCGTGCCACACACAATACTCGTACATTGAATCTAagcatcttcttcattaaaataTGCTGTTAATTAACTTTACTACGAAGTTTAcgtacattttttaaaacagtttttgaagttgtttttttaatcaaaataaagtttgtgtATTGAACATTTTCCTTATAAAtctatgattttaaaatatccgaaaagtcattttctttttcttaaaatttgatttacaaAGCTTTATTTAACCAACCGAAAACATTCATAAATAGTACGGCATAACATAATGTCATTCTGATGAATTTCTTGTTATTTACTTTATAAGAGTTAATAtctaaaacaaacataaaatgaattaatttcaattaactAGTTAGCAACATATTAagataaacttttcaaaattgaaaatgagaGTAAACGTTTTAAATGGGATGGGAAAAAAAAGTGGGTTAAAGGTTATAAAGATAtctaatcataaataaaaataaaaataataactcagATTTCAAccttagaaaaaaataaataaatgatattaagCACATTCGTTAAGCGAAGAATGCACAGACGGACACCCTCCCAAAGTTggcaaacaacaaaaaaaaatggacaATTGTCCGTAATGATAAGGCAAATGTTGATGAAGCCAATAGTAGAGTGTGTGACCGCATCCGTGGTCAGGTGGAAATATTAGAGAGAGGAAGTTAAAGACCTGATGAGGAAGCAAATGAGGGCGAGGCCATCAGCTCAATGGATACGAGAAGGATCGCTCAGTTCATATTTGTGGGAGAAAATTTTTACAAACGAGGATTCTACATCTTGTTATTAAAGAGcctttcaaaagaaaaatcttagTGTGCACTCAATGAATTGCATAATGATGTGTGTGGCCTTCTTACCAAACAACGAACACTTAAAGTGAGAGTTGTGCGAGATGGCTACTATTGGTCGACTATGGAGGAGGATTGCAAAGTCTTCGAGAAATGCATGAGCTACCAAAAGTATGGAAACAACATCAAAGTGTCGCTCGCTATAAAACATATCCTTTGCTTGACTATTCACATAGTGGGGATGGATATCGTCAATCCGTTCCCGATTAATCgtagaaaaaatttgtattgCTTGCCACGATTACTCCACTAAATAGGTGGAGGATGAAGAATTGGTAGAATTTTGTATGGAAGATTATTTTTCGCTTTGGGCTTCCTCACCAAATCATAACAGACAATGATCGACAGTTCATCGATAAGAAGCTAATTGAGTTCTACAAGAATTTGGGCAAAAATCATGTCACCGACTTTGTAGAGCATCCTGATACGAACGGTCAAGTTGAAGCAATCAATAAATACATTGTGGCCAGGCTGAATCGACGTTTAGTTTGAAGTAAAAAGACACTTGGGTGGATGAATTACCTGAGGTCTTATGGCTTACTGTTGTTCACCACACGATACCACAAGTGAAACAACTTTTAACCTCACATATTGTACTAATGTCATGCTTCTTATGGAGGTAGGTGAACTTTTTCTCATGAGACAAGTCCAAGACACAAACCTTAGCAACGAGCAGCTAAGGATGGAGCTAGACACTCTGCAGGAATGAAGGGAAGTCGCAATTGTGCAAACACAAGCGTACAAAAAGGTAATTGCACGAAGATACAACACCAAGGTTTGCCTAGGAGTTTTTACGAGGGAGACTTAGTGTGGAGGAAGACTTGCGAAGCACGCAAAAAGCTAGCACACGAAAAACTTGCGCCAAACTATGAGCGGCCGTTTAGAATTGTTGAAGACCTAAAGAACATTGTCTATCAACTAGAGCACCCAAGCGGAAAGGTCGTCCCCAACACTTCGAATGTGTctcatttaaacttttattttagcTTAGCCATTGTACAAACTCTTTGTAAATTTTACGACAATTAATATCATGAGGAATTTTCAGCAAAATGCTTGCAAGTGTAACCTGAACGAAGCATAAGAGGTTGGTGAAGAATGAGTTCATTCGTGAACTCTTGCCAACCTCGTTGAGCCTATGAATCATGAGTTCATCTATGAACAAAAGAACATGCGTAAGAGATTGGAGAAGGACGAGTTCATCCATGAACCTATGACAACCTCACCAAATTGATGGTGGATGAGTTCATTCGTGAATTCCTGTCGCTTGGTCCAAAGAATGAATGAAAGAGATGATGAAAGATGAGTTCATATGTGAATCTCGACCAACCACGCTACGTTGGTGAAGGATGAGTTCATCCATAAATCCATATCACTCGGTCCAAAGAACAAACGAAAGAGATTGGTAAAGGACAAGATCATCCATGGTAGATTTTCTTCATTACATCAAAGTTGTCTTCATTTAAGGGGAAGTTGTAGAAGAAGGTGGCCTGGTAGAGAGCCTTACGAAAAAGACTAATTGTCATTATACACCACATTATCGATCTCCTCAATCAAAACAGTCAAGGTgtctttataaaatatgattactAATAATTGGACCATAATTAGATTGTTAATAATCAAAAGTTTactccaaaatatataaatataaatttaagattaaaaaatagataaatacgTTTAGTTTACCATTAATACGTGAACTATAAACATTGAACTAATCTCAACCTTAATATGTTTTCTATATGTACCCTCCAAATCGTTTTAAGTGAGGGCTtacttaattataaaacaacTTTAAACCTTTAAAAGACTTTCCAAATGTTAAACGTAGAAGTCGACTCTACCTTTCAAAACATCcatgattaaaaatatcaaaatcaaagttCAAATAGAATTTATGCATTTGTTTTTAGCGACACTCAATACAAACAAGTGCACTCAATAGAATGTTTTTTATTCACAGTCCACCATAGTTTCATCTTAAAAATCAATGGGCTATTTCCTAAAAATTTTCATTAGAAAAATCTTTCTGAAAACAAATCTTTTATGTTTGTCGTCTCttgaattaataataaataaattgctGAAAAGGTGTTATCACAAAGatcctataaaataaataaatagggcataaaattggaaattgtaaattaaataaatcagatataaaatttaaaatttatagaaaatagtTAAACCTAGCTGTAGGCTACAAAGTTCTCACAGAGCTGAAAAGCTGCATATTCTTTGCTGTCCATatccaatatttaaatattttaaatattatgtgttttatatatttaaaaataaatatgacatCATCAACTATCTTAACATGGCCgctatgtttaaaaatatattttcttgcaaTTATCCTATTATATATTTGCATTGACAAAGGAACTTCAATTGTctgttttttatataagaaacaaCTTCAGCTATAACAGAATCCTATGCCAATATTATTTAAaccataatttttatttaatattcaactctatttatagatttttgtgtATGTAATTcatctatttaaattttgttttgaaatgaaattcatATTATATTCACGTAAAAAATAGTTGATTTTTGATATTAACACATTcgtagattttttaaaatatctcttcaattagttattttaattaaataattttaattattagagtATGTAACACAATTGTAAGTTTTCACCATTTTCTTAGtacttttcttgattttttatcATAGAGAAATTATTTTGCATGTATCAAGCAATcctatttattgatttttggttttgatttaGAGTTACAAGCACTCTGACATgttacaaattaatattttgtaggTTTGTTTAGAAATTCTTTACATTGCAAGAAATTGGTCGAACATTTATATAGTTGGTTAGAGATAAGAGAAgctaaatttttctttaattgatgtTCTATATGAGTATTAAATTGTTTGGATTGAAAAGTCTATTATATGTTAGTTGTAACCAAGGTTATTGAGTATTTTTAGGTATGTGATGATGAAATGTTGTTGTGAATTTTATTGTATGTTGATTTGAAGTGGAATTGAATGTTGATATGTTAAATTGTATGTTTGGAATGTGTATTATGAAGTTTAGAGATTAAAGAGTTGTAAACGTagagttttaattgtgtttttgaagaaaagatgaGATCCTAGGTAGTGAAATTGTGAGAAAAGGGGTGGTGAACTGGTTTGGTGTAGTTGGGAGTGTTTAGGAGTTGTTTTGTGACTTGTTCAAACATTTAAAATGGAAAGAATCTAAATTATGAGTATGTGGTGGTAATTAGGTAGAGTCTATGTTGGTTTAGAACTAAATTCTTGGGgattctcaaatagagaggattgacacatgtggtgagaatagtaggaggtcctagtgtagCGCTACTTGGAGACCTATTGCGCGGttacggactaaccttgtgtgggtgatagggtgaaactcattggcaatgactttgcaaagtagtagaagCCACCACAAATGCACAACCCgtcatagctcgatattcattctaagtctggaTAGTCGATTTAGGTCTTTGTATATTAAGATGGTTGGGATTATATCTATATGTATGATTCTTGTATGAGTTATTATAAATGATGTTTAACTTGTTTTGtaatctagcttacccttttgtttGTACTTATGTTTGTACGTGGCTATGTTCTTGTTTTCGCTATAATCATCTAGTGAGTGTGAGCAGAGAGATTAAGTTTCCCTGGAGAAGACACTTAATGAAGGAGATGTCGCCATATAGTTTCTTTAGAGTAgtattgtaaatagttttgttttgaCTGTCTGTATAtagagtttaaaatttataattaatttttggtaACTGTaagtttatactttatattataagtttataattGCTTTATCTTACTAACTATGTGATGACTATGATACGATTAAACGTTATATTTTTGGATATCACAGTTATTGTTCagatttaatatcaattaatttatattttagaccAATCAATCATTTCATTATTGAATAGTGATCCTTGAATATCCCGACAATCATCTAATAcatctaacttttaaaatatatatatttattaatatcacatGTCAAAATAGTTCACATATCCATACATTCATACAAAAGTCAACTATTTTTCActcacataattaaaattatattaaatatttaatgaaataaaattttcaataaaaattcaactaaaactattaaaatttataaaatgattaaaaagaaatttatttgtatataaataatagttactatgaaatttttttctgagttacgaaagatgaaaaaaactaataatatttaaaaatacaccaataaatttattattttaaaaaaatatataaaaattaagaaatatttattttagaaaattttaaaaccatgataaaatagtaaaattaattacCGTTTAAAAAAAGCATGCAAGTATTGAAAATTGCAAAAGTAAGAAATAACGTGGCGAGTGGAAGAACCGCGGTGGAAAAGCGTCATTGGAAGATTATTCGGTGGTAAATGAATAAGCTTTCCTATAGACACGTATACACTGCATGCTTCAATAAAGTCAAACTTATTATCACACAACTCAAAGCAACTGTAATAACACTGACAAATCTAATAAAGCAACTGTAATAACACGacaaatcaaataaatgaacaaatttCATTAATGTTTATCTCTCTTCATTTATgttctcttttcttgtttttttaactgaaaaaaaaaatagtagataaagaaaaaaacttagaaCTTAAAAGGGtaagaaaaagagttaaaaaattataataaatttaattgatgctttaggaaaaataattagattaattttactttttcaaaaatgaatataaattaacattgaaaaattaatttataaaattggaaatattttttattgatttcattaatgttccacaaaattatatgaatttaaagaatatgcaagtcttttatataattttacgtgaaatgttagtttattttgaaaaaagttaaaattattgatgTCAATAAGCATTTAATTGaacttaattttgtttcaatttaaataaaaaatagaatgaataaaaatttaaaagttaatataaaataataatatatagaaatgtgaaatatataattatccaTTTACTTTTATCTAATTAATTAGTTTGATACATGTGTGTGTGCATGATAAAAAgataactaaataaattaatattttgtagaaTTAACTAGTTTGATTTTGTATAATGcacaaaaaattgtaaaataaattaaagtaaataaaataatatgatacaaaactataaaataagCAACTAGACAAAAGTAAACATTGAATATGTTTTAGATTGGTATAACATAATAGATTTTAGATTTATAAAAGCAGTGAGAAGCACTGTTTGGTGAAAATCCATTTAATCATTGATTGAATTGAGACATTGGTCAATAGTTGAATTTTccagaatatttttattttttaattttagataaaataatttaaattaaccaTATTCATATTATAAACCAACGGAATCAAATGGACCTTTTTCAGATTTCTCATTAACcaattaaatcaaattcatctaATCAAATTAAGCTAGACCAATCAATCcctaaaataagaaagtaaaattattgaatatctAATATGAATTAATCtattatatgtaattaattatcGTTATTGCTTTTaacataaaatgtaaataattttacataagaATTTTTATAACCATTGCGTGGACTAATTATCTTTTAACAAATCGACAATGAATTGAATAATTCTTTTAagaattatctttaatttcgcATTAAAAGTCATGGACTAATTTAACAAAAGTTATGGAATAATTTAACAATTGGTATAAAAGACATGTTATAAAGTacaaactattatttatttctttttcttttcaattattgttttttaacagaaaaaaaaaagttgtctttttgtccaactttttttaatcttaagaCTAATATAAAACAGCaatgaagttttctttttaatattatgaaaagCAATATCACTCATGTGATAGAGAAAACTTttcacatttaaataaaaaaaaatactagtaaataaatgtaatattttattgaaaccTTATTCAACCCAATAAAGATTTACTACAGATAGAAACTCTTTCCCTTTATTCCGCCTCCTTTTCTGTCATCGGCGATCGGTGGCTATTTATTGTTGTAAGTTCCAAGACACTTTAATAATTACGTCACcgtcaaaactaaaaaaatatattaaacaaaatctaaataagaaatacattaaataaaataaactcaaaatttCCAATGAGGGAAAAAGAAACATTCAATTCAACTGCAGCATTATTTACATGACATCACTTTTCCCATTTTACCTACTCCTCCTATTTCCCTCTTTTAGGATCAAGATTTCCTTTCTAAAACCCGAACCGGTAACCCGCCTCGTAAAGTGGCTGTTAGACCAGGCACAAACTGGGGCTCCTGATCCGGTTCAACAACCCGAATCTCAAACTGCCTAACCACAGCGACCACAACTGACTTCATTTCCGTCAAAGCCAAATCCTTCCCCAAACAGACCCTTACACCAGCCTGAAAAACAGGGTATTTAAAAGGACACGGTGGAACAAACACTCCGTCACGTAACCACCGTTCGGGTCGAAATTGGAGGCAATCGGGTCCCCAAATGTTTTCCATCCGACCCATGGCGTAAGGGTGATAAGTGACCCGACTCCCCTTTCTTACAAAAGTTCCATCTGGCAACACGTCATCCTCTGTGGCGAACTTGGAGTCGAACTGAATGGGCGGAAACAGCCTCATGCTCTCGTGAACCGCCGCGTTCAGATAATGCATTTCGCGAATCTGATCAAACGTCGGGGGCTCAGGGCCCGGGCCCACCTCCTCGCGGATCCGTGCCTCGACTTCTGGGCTTTTCGACAGCAGAGAAAAAAAGCCTGTCAACGCGGAGGCGACGGTGTCACGGCCCGCCAAAAGAAAACTCACCACGATGTCTCTTAAGTAAGCGTCATCTTCAACGGATCCCATGAACCGCGAGAGAAGGTTTTTCTGCGAGTTGAACCCCATTTCCCTCCTCTCCTTTATCATGTTGTGTGCGACGTCGTTTACGACCTTGATAGCTTCTTTAAGTCTCTTCTCCGAACCGACTCCGAAAAGCCGCTTCGCTTTCCAAATGAACGGTGACGCGGTCATGGCGCGTTCCGCGGAGAGTTTTGAGGCTAGGTCAAACGCGTCGGCGAGGTCCGAAACGGGGAGAGTTGGAAGGAGACAACCCGGGTCAAGACCAAACGATATTTTGCAGATGTTGTCGAACGAAAATCTTCGTAGGATGTCCTGTAAATCCAATACCTTTTCCTTGTTCATTTCGCCACGCGCGGTTGAGACCAGGAAAGGAAGCAAGCGCGCGTGGATCTCCTCGTTGACCGACTCCATCGCGTGGGAGCGAATCGCGACGCTCCCGAGTTCAAGACTGGCCATTTTGCGTTGAAAGAGCCAGGAATCGCCGTCGACGTTGAAAATCCCTTGGCCGAGGAGGTCTCCGAGGATGGCGGAGAAGGGTTTCCCTTTGGGGTAGTTTTCGAAATTGGTCTTGAGAATGTGCTCGACGTTGTCTGGGTTGGCGGTTATGGTGTTCCCCAAGACATGCACATGGATGGTGGCCGATGGGGATTTCCGGAGAAGATGCGTGTACCAGTCGCAGAGGTTGGTGAACTTTGTGGCCCAGCTGACGGTCAAGTAACTCTTGCAGATGTAGCAGTTACACCATGGCTTCATCCTGTTGATGAAAAGCAAAagggagaagaaagaaaagagaagggtgaaggcgaagaagaagaagccGCATGTAGCAGGCATTgattgaagagaaagaaaacctTCAAAACTCATCTCTCTTTCAATGTCGTTTTTCTAATGTGATGGGTATGTAATTAAGAATGGAACTGTGAAGAGGGAGGTAGGAACCtgtggtatatatatataatgggtTCGGTTAACTGTAGTAGTACTACCACTgctatttatcaaataataaataaataatagctGCAAAACAATGGGCTGTGTAATAATCCAAAATTCTACTACAGTGGTTTTTGTTTTCAACATTATTTAATGTAtggtatatataaataataaaaagaaaaaagtaaaggaATTTGGTGGCGAAGGTAGAGGGTTGACATAAGAACACGTAGAAGGCGTAAGCGTCAACTGGCATGAGTAACGCGTGCGCAAAATAACGCGACAGCAGGAGTTGCTAGGACATACGTCGTTGTTGTTGGCTCTTAATTTCTCCCACGTGAGTGAATTGTGTGGGCCAAAGCTGGTGTATATTTCGGCTCTTTCTTTGGACTCTTTACACTCCTAAACAGCCGCCGTCACTCGGAATCACTGGTGCCAGTTGCGTTAACTACTTGTACAACAAGGGTTTCccgttttttcctttttttttttttttttattcatctcaTGTCGGCATTTTGTTTTGGGCTATGTTGTGTGTTTTCCCGGCTGTCATTGCTGAGCTCAAAGCACGACGACCAGACGGTTCCAACCATCACTTTCGTTTCTAAACACTTCTTTTAACTGCTCAATGTTTTCCCACGTTTtcctttgctttatttttttttaaaccaaaaaaaaaaaaaaaacacttgtgTCTGATGGCCTAGTCGGCAAGCGTTATTTCTGCAGAATTTACGACGATTATGGGGCGACAAAATCCCAAGAGTGTAAGTTAACGaaacttcaaaatttcaatGTCACGTTTAGTACTATTTATACGTATAACTCATAAATTAATGCatgcatttaattttgaattcattttGTATCAATAACACACGTGGTAACTGTTTTCGAGATTCTTCTTGGATCCATATATTGATTGTGGTGATATAAAGGGTGAATCACTATTACTTATTTCATCCTTCAtcctttttcaaaatacattaaactCATTCATGTGTCTCTTGTGTTTAAAGTTTGTCCATAGTTATTAAGTGTTCATCTCACACATCTTGCATGTTCTTCACCGCTCAAGATGTCAGATTTCatccaatttttattatttaatttcaaatataaagttATTCATGATTTTATAGATaagttttagtccatttttaaaaaaaaaaaaaaaaaaaaaaaaaaaaaaaaaaaacctccttTAGAAGGTTCTCTCAagtgagaataaaaaaaaatcttaattccTTCTCAGGTTAGAATCAAAGTNNNNNNNNNNNNNNNNNNNNNNNNNNNNNNNNNNNNNNNNNNNNNNNNNNNNNNNNNNNNNNNNNNNNNNNNNNNNNNNNNNNNNNNNNNNNNNNNNNNNNNNNNNNNNNNNNNNNNNNNNNNNNNNNNNNNNNNNNNNNNNNNNNNNNNNNNNNNNNNNNNNNNNNNNNNNNNNACACactaaatcttttttattattaatatatatatatatatatatatatatatatatatatatatatattattaaagaaaaataaattattgatagaatttaagtataaatttaagtcatatattaaaaaaataacatataattagaaaagttataaacttattatttataaatttattattttaaactttcaaaataaGATGTTATTCAGTTTTGATTTAGATCTATATGAATTTTttacataacaaaattaaatgattattttatataatttaaaaatatatttaaccagttaagtaaaattaaatatgtttagtcaaataagaatttcaacgttctattacattaatttttctatataaacaaacaatcaaatttattgaaaCATTTTACAAATTCTATTTTAGTGTGATAAAATGGTTGTAAATAGTTATttgtcaaattaaaaatatttagatttacgacatattataagttaattgtattttttcttgatttaaaaatattaaaaaaaaactcatggGCTAACCTTGGTTCATagagattttataaatattttaacc comes from the Vigna radiata var. radiata cultivar VC1973A chromosome 2, Vradiata_ver6, whole genome shotgun sequence genome and includes:
- the LOC106755804 gene encoding cytochrome P450 94C1, with translation MSFEGFLSLQSMPATCGFFFFAFTLLFSFFSLLLFINRMKPWCNCYICKSYLTVSWATKFTNLCDWYTHLLRKSPSATIHVHVLGNTITANPDNVEHILKTNFENYPKGKPFSAILGDLLGQGIFNVDGDSWLFQRKMASLELGSVAIRSHAMESVNEEIHARLLPFLVSTARGEMNKEKVLDLQDILRRFSFDNICKISFGLDPGCLLPTLPVSDLADAFDLASKLSAERAMTASPFIWKAKRLFGVGSEKRLKEAIKVVNDVAHNMIKERREMGFNSQKNLLSRFMGSVEDDAYLRDIVVSFLLAGRDTVASALTGFFSLLSKSPEVEARIREEVGPGPEPPTFDQIREMHYLNAAVHESMRLFPPIQFDSKFATEDDVLPDGTFVRKGSRVTYHPYAMGRMENIWGPDCLQFRPERWLRDGVFVPPCPFKYPVFQAGVRVCLGKDLALTEMKSVVVAVVRQFEIRVVEPDQEPQFVPGLTATLRGGLPVRVLERKS